The sequence TTACTGATTGTAGACTACCTTCATTTTTCTCAATATTATTCAGAACACACATGTTGTTTTCGTTAACGTTCACAATTAATTGATAACTTGCGTGCGTGGTTTTAATTGTCAATGAcgcatttttacattttgtcgATGTGAAGTTATCGACAGCTAATAtcatgtttgaaaatttttgtcagataTTGACAAGGTTTTGAAGGAATGAGTTACCTCCGTAACACTTTCATAGTTATTTTTACTCACAATTTCACTTACTGTAAATTTGCATCCCGCATCTAACTGTACCGTGCTTTTGGTCTTACGTAATCATCACTCTTGTGTATCTTTTTAGAAGTGCGAACGGCTTTCTCGTCGATTCTGTTATTCATGtggccaataaaaatgcacTGTATTTAAGTATAAAATGCTAAATCTGTAAGTTGTACTTCTATTACATGTGGCATGGACAGTGAGCCTGATGAGTTAAATTAAAAGCTAAACCGCGGAAAGCAAATCATGGGCGTATTGGTCGAACAGTCAAACATGAGGAGCTATACGCAATGACCGATGACTGTTCACCAGGAGGCATGTCAACATGATCAAGCAGTGACTGGATTCATCGAATTACGTCATAACGCACATTACCTTTCTAAACGTTTTACCTAACTAGTGACATTACCATAAACGGCTGTGTGAGAggacaataaaatttgaaagacgAAAATAATGCAATAACAACAAACAGTGCCTGGATAATGGCGGTATTGTATGATAGCAAAACCGCGTTATAGCGTTGACTGATGTtgatgctcttttgtttgctCACATtcaggagggactgtggtttgctGTCGAACAAGGATTGAACGaacaaattgcaaaataaagaaaacctAGCGCAATATTCAGCTGTATCCTGAACGAAAATCATCCTCAAAAGTACTTTGTAATAACTGACATCCTTAAGcgatagaccctcgagaaaacgagggtctatggtttgacaGAGTATACCAAGCATGTAGTGTGCTTCACTTAATTTTGTTCTAACGGATGCAAGAGCTTTCGGAGTAGATATATGACTTAGACAAACTTTTGAGTCGCAAAGGCGGAAAAACACTGACAACAGTTTCTCTCAACTTTTGTTTAGCGCCTTAATATCCCGTGTCCAGTGATAGCTAGACTAGTTCGCTAAATATGTCTTCTTATTTGTTACTGCGTATATGCCAACCTAATGGCTCTTCGATCAAACATCCACACAGCGTCCACACCACTGACACAAAAAGAAGACACgacaactctctctctctctctccctctgatatttattctttcaatttatttacgTATGGCACAATAAGCTTTAAGACTTGTAGCAAGTCTAAATGTTAGCGGACATGACAATGTCTGGTCGTCGTACAAAGAACGTTcgacattaaaataaataatgtcAGCATTACAAATTGAGCCTAAgtttgtatttattgttatgTTCAACTTTACAGATTGACAATGGTGTGGGGTTCCAAATTTCAGCGAAAATACTGGGAATAAGATTTttcttaaaaaacaaacaatcgtTTCCTTCGTCCCGATAGTTCTTCTAATGAAGGTGACGTATCGAAGGAGAAAAACATCTGTCGAAATCTTCATCAAATCTCGATATTTAGTGTCTcactgatatttatgtggcacaACTTAATATATGTACAAATAAACTTATTATTCGCAAACTTTAGTAAAATCTGCAGCTGCACACATTATGAAAGTGTTATCTCTATTTTCCTTGGAATATTTGAGCACGATGACAATTAATTACCAGAGACGGAAATCAAAAGATctgaaagttttaaaatttctcacagTCTGCAACTCTTTTCCAAAGCATGTCATAACGCATCAGCAAACTTAGGTAAGTACTCTCCCCAATACTGCAATACTGGATTTCATTCAACTTCGAACGACACACACCCTACACGAGCAATCATCAACTAATTTGGAATTGACCATTAAATCTTAGGGGAGCCTGTGTCATCAAAAATACAAGGgaaatgttaacatttttttaGCCTCTGTTCTGGCGCAAAACAATATTTAAGTGACTGCCATTTGAGGGAAAAGTCAAACGCGTGGAGAAGTGGATGTAAGATACGAATACTTTGACCTCTCCGAAATATATTTCTAACAATTGAGGCTGTTAAAATCTGCATCGTCACACTGTGGTCCACCCAGTTTTCATTCGATGCCTTGTCAAATTGACATTTATTCAAGGGGAGACTTAGAATTAACTCCGTTCATGTTATATCTCCCAATAGAATTTTTTCTTCATTGGGCCGACATTTTCGAAATGTCTAAAATTGTATTCACCAAAAGTTGGTCTCGTTCAGAGAGATATTCTTCTCGTGGTGTGCGGTCGTCAGTGTCCAGTATCCTTTGGCTTTGACCTAATGTTTCTCACTTACCCAATACAAATTATAACACATCACGAAACTTTCTGATCAAGATCTGTTCAAAGTTACTCGACCACTTcgaatttgcatatatccatatatggtaaaagaaGCGCCTCAGCCATGGTTGTTCGAGTGGACAAACTGCGTGAAAATTAACCTACGCAGCAGTCCCACTGAAAAGACCATGAAAACGCGTAATCGAGTTTCTCGAGCAAAACTATGTTACTTGCTCGGAGACCTACCATTACAATAACTTCTCCCTTGCACGTCACCGTGCACCTTGATGGCTTTAGTTATAGATGTTAAGAAATGCTGAAGCAGTATTGGCACAGAAGTACATTCCAAACAGGATGAAAAAGAATCGATCCAAGGCAACAGCCACATATTTCCAGTCCAACTCATTAGCGTCACAGTTATCTTCCAGTTTTACTTGCGCCTTTCTTTCGCTTTCCTGTTTTCGCATGCGCCAAAGAATTTCAGCAAGATCTCGTTGCATGGCAACCAACGTAAAGCGATCATCGTCTTCGGCGTAGTCCTGCAGCGATTCGGTCTCCTGACCTCCGAAGGCGCCGTTTTCGAATATGAAGCTCTCTATGTTGTGGTTGGTCGTCCGGGAAGTCGATATGGCGATGTCACTAGGGGTGCACGCGCTGACCTTGGTTGTACATAAGTTATGCTTGGCTTTGGCTCTTGGGACGAGGTGCCAAACAAGACAGTGAAGACCAAATCGGCCGAAGACAACCCTACGAAGCCATCTTGGTACCGGCTTGTCCTCGTTTTTCATGTGATGCATCTTAAGAACGGTGACTGCAGCGACGCACGACAGAACGACCATACATATGGAACTGAAAAAGTACAAACCtgcgaaaattaaaaaaattaaagtgaatTTACGTTCAGAGTCATTTGTTCTGTAAATTCGGACTTTACTATTCCAGACTTTGGCCTGCCGCAAGTGTTATTGTGGCCTGCAATTCGAATGTTTCACTGGGTACAAGCTTGTGAGTGTATTAAAAAATCCAAAGTGAATTGAAAGCTACGTTGCCGCATTATGTTTGTGACAAACCGAGGACGAAAAACACAGGGGTAATTTTGAcataaccctttcatcaccatggtttatcccaaacctattgttatcgaTCGTCAGTGAGCACCTATTCACCGGGAACTGGGGGGATCCGGTCAAGGCTTTCACGCTTCCAATCAGTAATATTACCAAAACCTTTTGCTGTTGTTTCGCGTAAAATATCGTGCTTTTCGAAACGATTGGATGTTTTCATACGATGTGATTCACACTGGCCTGTATAGAAATCATACGTACACTTTTTTCAATACCAACGTTTTTCAACAATTGGATCCAGCTTTTCATACTTGAGGGACCCAGAAAGTAGCAAATGTGGTGTTGCTGCAACATTTTCGCAATAATATTAACTTTTAAGCCTTTCCTCCATTTTCCTGTATTCTTGTCTTATGTTTACTCAGTATAGTTTACTGTCCCAGTCCAAAATTTATGCCGACATATCTGGAGTTCAACCTATGAATAGTCAGTATGTGCGCGATGTCCAATTTCATTGTTGATTACtgaattccagtccggaccagaattcagtcGTCAACAATTGCGTATATGTTGGTATAGGGCTGATACTTTGTGTGTCAAAATACTCCGAGGTAATAAAACATAACATTGTTTTCTAGGtcaaatgtaaagaaaaaatgtttgaaatttacaGCTATGATTGTCCGGGGCCTATGAAGTTTGTCATTAAGTAGGATATCgttcttaaaaataaaatacgcaaataaaaaaattgtaaaaaaaagaaTAGCATCTGAATACACTCACCTATCAAGGGAAATTTGGCGTCTGATGTAGCGGGAAGACTTGCTCCAATGCTGTCGAAGAATATTATCAGCGTGAGCAAGTTGGTGATGCAGAGAGCAAGCTTTTCGCCGGACTCTGCGGGCAGCAGGAACACCAAGAGACTGACTCCGGACATCAATATGAACGGTATAATGATGAAGATGAAATGGAAGAATGGCTGACGACGTAGAATTAAGGTGTAGGTCAGTTCAGCGACGCTGAAATGGCAACACTCTAAAGTATGCACGGCCCGTTGAACGGGGGCGTCCAGCAGTTCCCATTGGTTGTTCTGGTAGTAGCTGTCCAGCCAGGCCCCAGTCGAACCGTTCTTCAGAAAGAGGAGCGACGTGTTGTAAGTCCACGATGCGAAGGTCATGTAGCATTGCTGAACATCGTACGGCACGTACAGTATGTCGAAGGTACAGCTGCTCGTGAACAGGGCCTGGGCGTACCACTTTACCGTACCGTCGTGACGGACGATGACGTTGCTGTCGGCGGTTCTGCCGAAGTCTTTATCTACGCTGAAATGATtacaaaaatttaaacaattaaaaaaattaaaaagcatgTCTAATTAATGCGGAGTTGTTGCCAATctctacagtttttttttttaatttaaataaaataaaaaccacATACTTGGGGCAACTACATGAAAATGCATTCGTTGGTTACCTGTTGTAAAGATTTATATCAGGCAGCCAGATCAAGTCACGTGGAATTCTCGTGTGCGTTATGCCTCCGTAGTCTTCCGGATTCCACCTCAAAAACTCATCATTCCAACTCTACAGACGAATTGGAATACAAGGGGTAGTTTAAGAGTCACATGCATAGTGTGATGTAATTCgccattttgatatttggcatgcaCTTGCTGTGCAAGATTTAGGTTACTGACTAttgcatattgaaaatgaccttTTATCATTTGATTTGAATACTATAAAAGTGTTCATGAATACccttttaataaataaataaattatgtttAGGGAAATTGAGAATGAGGTATCATGcatgttttttattattgtcGAAGCCTATTCCTTTCCACTCATATATTGCGGACATTGTTCTTGCTCTAAAAGAAATCCTTGTCACTGTTCGTTGTTTTCTAAGACTACTAGATCTTGTGACGATGAAGTGTGAGGTAAGGACAGTGCCCAACGTGTGCAGAGTGAGAGGAAAAAACAAATTCGAAAAAGATATTCTCTAGGGTTGATGACGAGACAGGTAACATCCATGTACATTTCATTAACAAGATCAGAAACAAAAATGTAGAAATGAAAATAGCCTACCTGGCGTAGATGCACTGCCACCGTGACTTGTTGATTGATTTCATCCTGTTAATGTCAAATAAACTTTGTTATATTGTGAAATCAAAACCCGACCATCTGTCAGCGTAAAACAAATCTTGGAGTTTTACGTGGATGAGACGACTGTGACAAAGCTGTTTTCATTCATGAACCCCTTTCTTTAAATCTTGAAAACAGTTTCGTCTGTTTTAAGAGGAAGATATTATAACTAGATTTGCAGATTGGAGTGCAGATTGTGGCGCATAGAGTTACTTCAAtccattttcaaatgtacaatatTAATCAAACGAAACAATTCGTTTTTGTCTTTTGTACTATTAACCTCTAACTCGAACTTGCAtgagaaaaatcaaaagttgTCATTATAGGTTATGAATGGTCGTCCGATCCGCACGGCTTTGCTAGATCGGCAGTGTACGGGCTCCCAAACCAAACTTGAGGAAAGTCCCCATCCAAAGGAATACGCTTGGCTATTAACAGAGCAGTTCAGTTTTGCACACCGAAATGCGCTTCCGTACAGTACACTGCAGTCGCGCAGCTCACGTACATAAATGTCCCCTTTTCCCGTCGATATTCTGACCAGCCTCTATTCACAATTAGTCCTTGTCCTCCACGTCACCATATGAAATGCATGAATATTCCTTCATGCTGATCGATCGTGAGTCATCATCGCCAGATATGGACACatattcattgataaactttgcataaatgaataccgGATAAGCGGCGCTTTCAGTATTATGTTGTATGATTGAATTTGAAATGTGCTCAAAGTTTTACACCTTTCcatcatttttcagtattttaatgaACATAATATGTATGCCATTTACAAAGGCAATGTTATGGGGCGTTTGCCGTGGTCCATGGcgctaatttttttctgttataaCGCAATAATATGAAAGTTTCGATCGGCATAAATTTGAATAGTGCTCTTCCTTCATAAATTAACAGTAAATATCTTACAGTGGCCATTCTATTAGATCCGGGAAATAAATCACTAAAATCCCAACAATTTCTATGAATGAAAGGCTGTTTTTCAAGTTGCTGGTCATCTCGCCATATGGCCCACTGCAATAATTTTACACCGCCTACGTTTCATGCATGTACTCAACACATGCAACTTTTATTTCCGCCTGTCTTTATGGCGCTGAACAATTGAATCCTGTGTCTGTATTGTTTGCGCGAATATTTTAAATCCGCCAGTTCTGTGCCACAGAACTTGACATCTACATATTGATTCGGACTTGGTCACCTTGAACTGTCGCTGAACTTTTAGAACGGAGGGCTAGCGACAATGTTTTCTTCATTTGTTTTAAAACGGGCAAAAAAATTTACTACCCCGATTTGTGTGTCATTTGCAAGGCgcgtaaaaatacaaaaacgtTTGCTCATTCGACATGTATAGTTCTGAGGCCAAATATGCCAATCGAAGGAATAGTAACGTTCAACCACAGAAAACCCGAAAACACCCtgttttatatgtgttcttgttttcattttcagtaaGACACAATTTGAAAGGTACCCATTAAATTGTGCGATTGCTGTTTTGCAATCTTTTTGTCTGAATATCTTTGTTATGGCAAGCACGTTCACACGGAGAATTCACGTATAGGCCTACTAGATATTTTGACTGTTCCACGCCCCATATTCATACTCCGTTACATACATACGAACTGCGCATGCGAACGCGGGGAAGTAACGATACAAACCTAataacgatatatatatatatatatatatatatatatatattatatatatatatatataatatatatatatatatatatatatatatatatatatcagcttCTTGACATTGTAAAATTATCCATCTTTGCTGAGTAATAAACTCACCATTTGTACGATTTGGTTGATCGACATTCCGTGCATGACTTCAAGCACAGTGGCTGGGTCAACTACCGGACGAACCAAAGAATTGTATTCCATCAGTAGATCTCTCAGCAGAACACTTTGAATACTTCTCATGCTGGAGACTGTGACGTTCACTgcgttcaaattaaaaaaatagaaagATAAGTCGTTGTAGCAGCTCAGTAGTCTTAATCGTTCTAgatttcatgtatgtatgtatgtatgtatgtatgtatgtatgtatgtatgtatgtatgtatgtatgtatgtatgtatgtatgtatgtatgtatgtatgtatgttcgaaAGGTGTGACTTTACGGGGACGATAAACAGTCAAATCGAATACCACTCGACAAAACAAACTcgagaaagaaaaggaaaaatagCGAAAATGAAAGTGAAACTGATAGCGGACGAGGACACTTCgagtattgttatgtaaatttcattACTGTCTCCTTCACACACCGTAAACAAAACCGACACAGACAGCTATGAAGGGCAAAACACTGATCACCGTTCAACCTCAATCATTAATTTGAAATTCGATCTAGCCCATTCTTAATGAAACCAAACAAATATAACGATGACGAAAATGAGTAATAGGAAACCGTCAACCGGTAGTATTTGCTACACATTACATGCAATTACAACATAGAGTAAAAATTACTCTTGAAAAAGACAAGTTTGAGGCACAATGttgtaaattgaataaaatattcCCAACAACTGATAAATTATTACTGTTCCCCCTTTCCCGACAAGCAGTGCAACCCTTCATCGTTGTTACCGATAGTAAATccgtaaaatacaattttgaaatgaaactaGCGCACTTCCATTTGCAGGCACGCTTTGTCTGTCGGTATAAGCAACGCCTGTCTGGTGCATGCTTATATTTAACACCAAAATCTGGCGAGATCTTGTGAAGATCGTTTGACCAGAGCAAAAAATCCTCTTCCTTTCGATATTGAGACTATTTGCTTGGCGCTAAAGAACTGTTCTTAAGGAAATGATTTCACTAAAGCCAATCGCCTTATATAATACATTGTGGAATGAGAGTTGTGACGTCTCTGGAAAAAGAGCGAACGTCACTGGAAAAATAAACGAACGTCACTGCAAAAAGCGATAAATATACAATTTGATCATTTCTACCGGTATCGCTAATCTCAAGTATTCGTACTTGAAGCGGACAACAACCCCTAATCAAGCATTTGCCTCTAGTATTCGAACTTGAAGCGGACAACAACCCTTACCGAGGATTTCAGACCAGTAGGGATAGAAAAATGCAGCATCGTACATGTATCGCTGCAGGGTGTGGtcttaaatgaaaaaatacaatctGAGGTGCGAAATATttgttacaaataaaaacagttgtgactggaaaataaaattgtaatgttGAATTATAAAGATAAAAGTATGCAAGACTGCCTACATcaaacaaatgcaaaatgtctGAAGGCGGATAAGGCGCTTAAATAatattctttgtttgctgtccgcGTGCTAGtgggttttcagagaaaattaagaaaacaaacacgatGCTAACACTATTAcatttataaatattatttttccaaaagaaaccaaataaaaatgagcttatgt comes from Ptychodera flava strain L36383 chromosome 8, AS_Pfla_20210202, whole genome shotgun sequence and encodes:
- the LOC139138390 gene encoding neuronal acetylcholine receptor subunit alpha-10-like, which encodes MLKYSCIDVCLLLFICFAGKNDSVNVTVSSMRSIQSVLLRDLLMEYNSLVRPVVDPATVLEVMHGMSINQIVQMDEINQQVTVAVHLRQSWNDEFLRWNPEDYGGITHTRIPRDLIWLPDINLYNSVDKDFGRTADSNVIVRHDGTVKWYAQALFTSSCTFDILYVPYDVQQCYMTFASWTYNTSLLFLKNGSTGAWLDSYYQNNQWELLDAPVQRAVHTLECCHFSVAELTYTLILRRQPFFHFIFIIIPFILMSGVSLLVFLLPAESGEKLALCITNLLTLIIFFDSIGASLPATSDAKFPLIGLYFFSSICMVVLSCVAAVTVLKMHHMKNEDKPVPRWLRRVVFGRFGLHCLVWHLVPRAKAKHNLCTTKVSACTPSDIAISTSRTTNHNIESFIFENGAFGGQETESLQDYAEDDDRFTLVAMQRDLAEILWRMRKQESERKAQVKLEDNCDANELDWKYVAVALDRFFFILFGMYFCANTASAFLNIYN